Proteins from one Dehalococcoidia bacterium genomic window:
- the secG gene encoding preprotein translocase subunit SecG — MLLALSLFHTLNIAQLVVAIALSIVLVLQAKGSGFGAGLGGSTSVFRTRRGVEKTLFQLTIVLVIIFVGVSILSVRAAQ, encoded by the coding sequence ATGCTCCTCGCGCTCAGTCTTTTCCATACACTGAACATCGCCCAGCTTGTCGTCGCGATCGCCCTCTCGATCGTGCTGGTGTTGCAGGCCAAGGGTTCCGGCTTCGGCGCCGGGCTTGGCGGCTCGACCTCCGTCTTCCGTACCCGGCGCGGCGTGGAAAAGACGCTCTTCCAGCTCACGATCGTGCTGGTGATCATCTTCGTGGGCGTCTCGATCCTCAGCGTGCGCGCCGCGCAGTAG
- a CDS encoding peptide ABC transporter substrate-binding protein gives MSASRRQAAISTWAWLKRFRRPGVWPLALLVAGLPLLLAGWTAAAAARSGSLPAEGGTLTEGVVGPAPRTINPLFSDSPSERDLAALVFSGLTRPGPDGNPQPDLAESWVVSTDATSFTFVLRRNVLWQDGKPVTAEDVLFTQQAFSAPGVKADPSMAEVWRRARVQVRDLYTVTFQFDASFSPFLAYSSAGILPSHILGGDTPQQLINDPFNQHPIGTGPFKLTALSAGGAKLRRNDAYYLAPPYLKGIALRFLPDGGSLLQALEQKRLDSGLLPPPLLPEDLDRLRASGKTLIGGLRPAYSLVYLNLNSAQFQDPVVRRALSMATDRNTLTQAIMDGQATPADAPLPPGTWAGADTSGTADVNGARALLQAAGWQPGPDGVLQQKGITLSFALQTTNDSQRTALANELAREWRAIGVEARVQTLAEGDLLQNVLLPHKYEAVLYGWDPGPDPDPFPAWHSSQRGEEGRNLSNYASPRADQLLEAARLTADPDQRAAIYGAFIDLFRQDVPAVILFFPRYVYAVPQSLAGVHLSLLSSTADRFADVEEWSLAARRR, from the coding sequence GTGAGCGCCAGCCGGCGGCAAGCAGCGATCAGCACCTGGGCCTGGTTGAAGCGCTTTCGCCGGCCGGGCGTCTGGCCGCTGGCACTGCTCGTCGCCGGGCTGCCGCTGCTGCTGGCGGGCTGGACCGCCGCCGCCGCCGCCCGTTCCGGCAGCCTGCCCGCAGAAGGCGGCACGCTGACCGAAGGCGTCGTCGGTCCGGCGCCGCGCACGATCAACCCGCTCTTCTCCGACAGTCCCAGCGAACGCGACCTCGCCGCGCTCGTCTTCTCCGGCCTCACGCGGCCAGGTCCGGACGGCAATCCGCAGCCCGACCTGGCGGAAAGCTGGGTGGTTTCGACCGACGCCACCAGCTTCACCTTTGTCCTGCGCCGCAACGTGCTCTGGCAGGACGGCAAGCCCGTCACCGCCGAAGACGTACTGTTCACGCAGCAGGCGTTCTCCGCGCCGGGTGTGAAGGCCGATCCGTCGATGGCTGAGGTCTGGCGCCGCGCTCGCGTGCAGGTGCGCGACCTGTATACCGTGACCTTCCAGTTCGACGCCTCGTTTTCACCCTTCCTCGCCTACAGCTCCGCCGGCATCCTGCCGAGCCACATCCTCGGCGGTGACACACCCCAGCAGTTGATCAACGACCCTTTCAACCAGCATCCGATCGGCACCGGACCTTTCAAGCTCACCGCCCTCTCCGCCGGCGGTGCGAAGCTGCGGCGCAACGATGCCTACTACCTGGCGCCGCCGTACTTGAAAGGCATCGCGCTGCGCTTCCTGCCGGACGGCGGCTCGCTGCTGCAGGCGCTCGAGCAGAAGCGTCTCGACAGCGGCCTGCTGCCGCCGCCGTTGCTGCCCGAGGATCTCGACCGCCTGCGTGCGTCGGGTAAGACCTTGATCGGCGGCCTGCGCCCGGCGTACAGCCTGGTCTACCTCAACCTCAACAGCGCCCAGTTCCAGGATCCGGTCGTGCGCCGCGCCCTGAGCATGGCGACCGACCGCAACACCCTGACGCAGGCGATCATGGACGGGCAGGCGACGCCGGCAGACGCGCCGCTGCCGCCCGGCACCTGGGCCGGGGCGGACACCAGCGGCACGGCAGATGTGAACGGCGCCAGGGCCCTCCTGCAGGCGGCCGGCTGGCAACCCGGCCCCGACGGCGTGCTGCAACAGAAAGGGATCACCCTTAGCTTCGCGCTGCAAACGACGAACGACTCGCAGCGCACGGCGCTGGCCAACGAGCTGGCGCGCGAGTGGCGTGCGATCGGCGTCGAGGCGCGCGTGCAAACGCTGGCCGAAGGCGACTTGCTGCAAAACGTGCTGCTGCCGCATAAGTACGAGGCCGTGCTCTACGGCTGGGATCCCGGCCCCGACCCGGACCCCTTCCCAGCCTGGCACAGCTCGCAGCGCGGCGAAGAGGGGCGCAACCTCAGCAACTACGCCAGCCCCCGCGCCGACCAGTTACTCGAGGCCGCCCGCCTCACGGCCGACCCCGACCAGCGCGCCGCGATCTACGGCGCCTTCATCGACTTGTTCCGGCAGGACGTGCCGGCCGTGATCCTCTTCTTCCCGCGCTACGTCTACGCCGTGCCGCAGTCGCTCGCGGGCGTTCACCTGAGCCTGCTGAGCAGCACCGCCGACCGCTTCGCCGACGTCGAGGAGTGGTCGCTGGCCGCGCGGCGCCGCTGA
- a CDS encoding SAM-dependent chlorinase/fluorinase yields MPPARPLISFLSDFGLLDPYAGTVKGVILGICPNCAIVDVTHAVTPQNVSEAVFLARQAWPYFADGAVHLAVVDPGVGTERPAVALRTPRGYAVGPDNGVLSAALDGAVSGEEAGGVEPRLLSVPGGCEARELRSDRVIRGGPSATFHGRDIFGPAAAWLATGFPFAELGPKLERVWYLPVARAQSTAAGPRGVVVHVDRFGNLITSIRAADLPSGVAAVAAAGRRLPLVRTYGDQRELCALIGSGGYLEIALPNGSAADALAAGVGLEVSVPAP; encoded by the coding sequence ATGCCGCCGGCCCGCCCGCTGATCAGCTTCCTCAGCGATTTCGGCCTGCTCGATCCATACGCAGGCACGGTAAAGGGTGTGATCCTCGGCATCTGCCCGAACTGCGCGATCGTTGACGTCACGCACGCGGTGACGCCACAGAACGTCTCGGAAGCGGTCTTCCTCGCGCGGCAGGCGTGGCCGTACTTTGCCGACGGCGCCGTGCATCTCGCGGTGGTCGATCCCGGCGTGGGCACCGAGCGTCCGGCCGTTGCTCTGCGCACGCCGCGGGGTTACGCGGTGGGGCCGGACAACGGTGTGCTCAGCGCCGCGCTGGACGGCGCGGTGAGCGGAGAGGAAGCCGGCGGCGTCGAACCGCGCCTTCTATCCGTACCCGGCGGCTGTGAGGCGCGGGAGCTTCGCTCCGATCGCGTGATCCGCGGCGGGCCGAGCGCGACCTTCCACGGGCGGGACATCTTCGGCCCGGCGGCCGCCTGGCTCGCCACCGGCTTCCCCTTCGCCGAGCTGGGGCCGAAGCTGGAGCGTGTGTGGTATTTGCCCGTGGCGCGGGCGCAGAGCACCGCCGCCGGCCCGCGTGGCGTCGTCGTGCACGTCGATCGCTTCGGCAACCTGATCACCTCGATCCGCGCCGCCGATCTGCCGTCGGGAGTGGCCGCCGTGGCGGCGGCGGGGCGGCGTCTGCCGCTGGTGCGCACCTACGGCGACCAGCGCGAGCTGTGTGCGCTGATCGGCAGCGGAGGCTATCTTGAGATCGCCCTGCCCAACGGCAGCGCCGCCGACGCACTCGCAGCCGGCGTCGGCCTGGAAGTGAGCGTGCCGGCGCCATGA
- the fmt gene encoding methionyl-tRNA formyltransferase, which produces MNPHEIRTIFMGSPAFAVPALRALVEAGYPIVAVYAQPDRPAGRGRALVAPEVKRVAAEYGLTVLQPERLRTAEAREQLQQLRPDLIVVAAYGQILRPAVIALPRFGCLNVHASLLPRHRGASAVAAAILAGDAESGVSIMQIDPGMDTGPVLGRRSTPVLDGDTTGTLADRLSRIGAELLIETLPGWIAGHLRAVPQDESHATLAPPIAKEDGTLDWTKPALRLWREVRAYYPWPVSSTRLRGEPLQILEAWPLGDTAPGATPGTVLTLPVDAALSDEQRGQAAFAVATGAGLLAPLRVRRAGRGAASAAEFARGARELLGSVLG; this is translated from the coding sequence ATGAACCCGCACGAGATCCGCACGATCTTCATGGGCTCGCCCGCCTTCGCCGTGCCGGCGCTGCGGGCGCTGGTCGAGGCCGGCTACCCGATCGTCGCGGTCTACGCGCAGCCCGACCGGCCCGCCGGCCGCGGCCGTGCCCTGGTGGCGCCCGAGGTGAAGCGGGTGGCGGCGGAGTACGGCCTGACGGTGCTGCAGCCGGAGCGGCTGCGCACCGCCGAGGCGCGCGAGCAGTTGCAGCAGCTGCGGCCCGACCTGATCGTCGTCGCCGCCTACGGCCAGATCCTGCGGCCGGCGGTGATCGCTCTGCCGCGCTTCGGCTGCCTCAACGTGCACGCTTCGCTTTTGCCGCGGCACCGCGGCGCTTCGGCCGTGGCGGCGGCGATCCTGGCGGGCGACGCCGAGAGCGGCGTCTCGATCATGCAGATCGATCCGGGCATGGACACCGGCCCCGTGCTCGGCCGGCGCAGCACGCCCGTGCTGGATGGCGACACCACCGGCACGCTGGCCGATCGTCTGAGCCGCATCGGCGCCGAGCTGCTGATCGAGACGCTGCCCGGCTGGATCGCCGGTCATTTGCGTGCCGTGCCGCAGGACGAGTCGCACGCGACGCTGGCGCCGCCGATCGCCAAGGAAGACGGCACGCTCGACTGGACGAAGCCGGCGCTCCGGCTCTGGCGCGAGGTGCGGGCCTACTATCCCTGGCCGGTGAGCAGCACGCGCCTGCGCGGCGAGCCGCTGCAGATCCTGGAGGCCTGGCCGCTGGGAGACACCGCGCCGGGCGCCACGCCGGGTACGGTGCTGACGTTGCCGGTGGACGCCGCGCTTAGCGATGAGCAGCGCGGGCAGGCGGCGTTCGCGGTGGCCACGGGCGCGGGCCTGCTGGCGCCGCTGCGCGTGCGCCGCGCCGGCCGCGGCGCCGCCTCGGCGGCGGAGTTCGCCCGCGGAGCGCGCGAGCTGCTCGGCAGCGTGCTTGGCTGA
- the rlmN gene encoding 23S rRNA (adenine(2503)-C(2))-methyltransferase RlmN, with the protein MTARAFWDLTPADLRERLAELGEPAYRADQLCRWVYQRFARGYEEMTDLPARLRGRLAVELPLATAPVLAEQYSRDGSTRKALLQLDAGTSVESVLMQYDPTEQSRARATVCVSTQAGCAMGCVFCATGQQGFLRNLATREIAQQVMHFARELHSSGERLSNIVFMGMGEPLANYAATLRAVRILSDPLAFALGQRRITVSTVGLVPQMRRLAAEGLQIGLAVSLHSPDDALRHELVPTARTSIAEILAAADEYTVGTGRRYSVEYALIDRTNDSLALAKDLAVLLRGRPCHVNLIPLNPTANGRMRRPSRQRVLAFERVLREGGANVTVRVEKGVEIAAACGQLRGEQSGRRAAV; encoded by the coding sequence ATGACAGCACGTGCGTTCTGGGACCTCACGCCGGCCGATCTGCGCGAGCGCCTTGCGGAGCTTGGCGAGCCGGCCTACCGCGCCGACCAGCTCTGCCGCTGGGTGTATCAACGCTTCGCCCGCGGCTACGAGGAGATGACGGACCTGCCCGCGCGCCTGCGCGGCCGGCTCGCGGTCGAGCTGCCGCTGGCGACGGCGCCGGTGCTCGCCGAGCAGTACTCGCGCGACGGCAGCACGCGCAAGGCGCTGCTGCAGCTCGACGCCGGCACGTCGGTCGAGTCGGTGCTGATGCAGTACGACCCGACAGAGCAGAGCCGCGCCCGCGCCACGGTTTGCGTCTCGACGCAGGCCGGCTGCGCGATGGGCTGCGTCTTCTGCGCCACGGGCCAGCAGGGCTTCCTGCGCAACCTGGCGACGAGAGAGATCGCACAGCAGGTGATGCACTTCGCCCGCGAGCTGCACAGCAGCGGCGAGCGCCTCAGCAACATCGTCTTCATGGGCATGGGCGAGCCGCTGGCGAACTACGCGGCGACCCTGCGAGCGGTGCGTATCCTCAGCGATCCACTGGCTTTCGCCCTCGGACAGCGCCGCATCACCGTCAGTACCGTCGGCCTGGTGCCGCAGATGCGCCGCCTCGCGGCCGAAGGGCTGCAGATCGGGCTGGCCGTTTCGCTGCACAGCCCGGACGACGCCCTGCGGCACGAGCTGGTGCCCACGGCGCGTACCTCGATCGCCGAGATCCTCGCCGCCGCTGACGAGTACACGGTCGGGACCGGCCGCCGCTACTCCGTCGAATACGCGCTGATCGACCGCACGAACGACAGCCTGGCGCTGGCAAAAGATCTCGCCGTCTTGCTGCGCGGCCGGCCGTGCCACGTCAACCTGATCCCGTTGAATCCCACGGCGAACGGCCGCATGCGGCGCCCCTCGCGCCAGCGTGTGCTCGCCTTCGAGCGGGTGTTGCGCGAGGGCGGCGCCAACGTCACCGTGCGTGTGGAGAAGGGCGTCGAGATCGCCGCGGCCTGCGGTCAACTGCGCGGCGAGCAGAGCGGCCGCCGCGCCGCCGTTTGA
- a CDS encoding GerMN domain-containing protein yields the protein MITSLALVRNAPVLAQAPDGGAAAHVIVYWGNVNAPFDPNNPLGLAPVLMFSNRADIATFTLEQYFKGPPPEIAAAGFFPDVDTGAISDGKVFTIALDNGVATVDIVQPISFFGDLSQGRMAMAITWTLTQFKTIDSVTILLNGQPLDGLR from the coding sequence TTGATAACGAGCCTGGCCCTGGTCCGCAACGCGCCGGTCCTGGCGCAGGCGCCGGATGGCGGCGCCGCCGCGCACGTGATCGTCTACTGGGGCAACGTCAACGCGCCGTTCGACCCGAACAACCCGCTTGGCCTGGCGCCGGTGCTGATGTTCTCCAACCGCGCCGATATCGCCACCTTCACCCTGGAGCAGTACTTCAAAGGCCCGCCGCCGGAGATCGCTGCCGCCGGCTTCTTCCCCGACGTGGACACCGGCGCGATCAGCGACGGCAAGGTCTTCACGATCGCGCTGGATAACGGCGTGGCCACGGTGGACATCGTGCAGCCCATCAGCTTCTTCGGCGACCTTTCCCAGGGACGCATGGCCATGGCGATCACCTGGACGCTGACGCAGTTCAAGACGATCGACAGCGT